The following proteins come from a genomic window of Citrobacter europaeus:
- the tesB gene encoding acyl-CoA thioesterase II, with product MSLALKNLLTLLNLEKIEEGLFRGQSEDLGLRQVFGGQVVGQALYAAKETVPEERLVHSFHSYFLRPGDSQKPIIYDVEVLRDGNSFSARRVAAIQNGKPIFYMTASFQAPEDGFEHQKTMPDAPGPDELKSETEIARSVAHLLPPLLKEKFINDRPLEVRPVEFHNPLKGHVAPPARQVWIRANGELQDDLRVHQYLLGYASDLNFLPVALQPYGIGFLEKGIQIATIDHSMWFHRPFNINEWLLYNVESTSASGARGFVRGEFYTQDGVLVASTVQEGVMRNRN from the coding sequence ATGAGTCTGGCGCTGAAAAATTTGCTGACATTGTTAAATTTGGAAAAAATTGAAGAAGGACTCTTTCGGGGCCAAAGTGAAGACTTAGGGTTACGTCAGGTTTTTGGGGGGCAGGTTGTCGGTCAGGCGCTGTATGCCGCCAAAGAAACCGTACCAGAAGAGCGTCTGGTGCACTCTTTTCACAGCTACTTTTTACGTCCCGGCGATAGCCAGAAGCCCATCATCTATGATGTAGAAGTCCTGCGTGATGGTAACAGCTTCAGCGCACGCCGCGTTGCCGCGATCCAGAATGGTAAACCCATTTTTTATATGACCGCCTCTTTTCAGGCACCGGAAGACGGATTTGAACATCAGAAAACCATGCCGGATGCGCCGGGTCCCGATGAGTTGAAATCAGAAACGGAAATTGCCCGCTCAGTGGCGCATTTGCTGCCTCCGCTGTTGAAAGAAAAATTTATCAACGATCGTCCATTGGAAGTGCGTCCGGTAGAGTTTCATAACCCCTTAAAAGGTCACGTCGCACCTCCGGCGCGCCAGGTCTGGATCCGCGCTAACGGCGAACTGCAGGACGATCTGCGCGTCCATCAGTATCTGCTGGGTTATGCCTCAGACCTGAACTTCCTGCCTGTAGCGTTGCAGCCTTACGGGATTGGCTTCCTGGAAAAAGGGATTCAGATCGCTACCATTGACCATTCAATGTGGTTCCACCGTCCATTCAATATCAATGAGTGGCTGCTGTATAACGTCGAGAGCACTTCGGCCTCCGGAGCCAGGGGCTTTGTTCGCGGGGAGTTTTATACCCAGGACGGTGTGCTGGTCGCCTCTACCGTGCAGGAAGGGGTAATGCGTAATCGCAATTAA